In Monodelphis domestica isolate mMonDom1 chromosome 3, mMonDom1.pri, whole genome shotgun sequence, the following proteins share a genomic window:
- the LOC100030473 gene encoding myeloblastin: protein MASSPLRTLLLLLASLQGSLVLSSRIVGGRPAIPHSRPYMVSLQVQGNHFCGGTLIHPQFVMTAAHCIDKINPQLVMVVLGAHDLEVPETVWQVFSVQRLYSNDYDDKNNLNDIALIELDRPATLNAEVQVASLPTQGQALPAGTQCLAMGWGRLGTTLPIPNILQELNVTVVTFLCREHNICTLAPRQRAGICFGDSGGPLVCQGVVHAVDSFIIGSCASQRYPDFFARVSLYINWINSILKKAEEKQKEEKDEDWLWQASGSPIGNP from the exons ATGGCATCCTCACCGCTCAGAACCCTCCTCCTATTGCTAGCCTCTCTCCAGGGCA GTCTGGTTCTTAGCTCCAGGATCGTGGGTGGCAGACCTGCCATTCCCCACTCTCGTCCCTATATGGTCTCCCTGCAGGTTCAAGGGAACCACTTCTGTGGGGGGACCCTGATCCACCCTCAGTTTGTAATGACAGCAGCCCACTGCATCGACAAAAT CAACCCTCAGTTGGTGATGGTGGTGTTGGGAGCCCATGACTTGGAAGTCCCTGAGACCGTCTGGCAGGTTTTCAGCGTCCAGCGTCTCTATTCCAATGACTatgatgacaaaaataatttgaatgaCATTGCGCTCATTGAG TTGGACCGTCCAGCCACTCTGAATGCTGAGGTCCAGGTGGCTTCGCTCCCAACACAGGGCCAGGCCCTGCCCGCCGGGACCCAGTGCCTGGCCATGGGCTGGGGGCGACTGGGAACGACGTTGCCCATCCCCAACATTCTGCAGGAACTGAACGTCACTGTGGTGACTTTCCTTTGCCGGGAGCATAACATCTGTACGCTGGCACCCCGTCAGCGCGCGGGCATATGTTTC GGGGATTCTGGGGGTCCTCTGGTCTGCCAAGGAGTGGTGCACGCTGTGGACTCCTTCATCATAGGCAGTTGTGCCTCTCAGCGATATCCAGACTTCTTTGCCCGAGTCTCTCTTTACATCAACTGGATTAACTCCATCCTGAAAAAAGCAGAGGAAaagcagaaggaagagaaggatgaggactggCTCTGGCAAGCCTCAGGCAGCCCCATTGGGAATCCTTGA